The stretch of DNA ATCCCGGAAGGGATTTTAAGCAGAAGTTTTAAATAGAAGTATAATTTATTAAGAAGCAACACAACTTACAAACGGTGGGGTAGCGAAGTGGCTAAACGCGGCGGACTGTAAATCCGCTCCCTGTGGGTTCGGCGGTTCGAATCCGTCCCCCACCACCATTTTTTATAAAAACTTTAAAAATGGACAAGATAGTATTAGTCCTTTTTATTTTATTCGTAGAAGTATTTCATGAATTCATTGGGCTATAGCCAAGCGGTAAGGCATCGCACTTTGACTGCGACATGCGTTGGTTCGAATCCAGCTAGCCCAGCCATTTTTTTTGAATTAATATGAGCCATTAGCTCAGTCGGTAGAGCATCTGACTTTTAATCAGAGGGTCGAAGGTTCGAGTCCTTCATGGCTCACTCATATTAAATAAAGAAGACTTTTAGGGATCCCTAAAAGTCTTCTTTATTTGTGTTTATAACATCTTGAATTTTCTAAAGTCATTGAAGTTAACTTTGATAGAATGTGGGAGTTTTCAGTTAGTTGATTTTATAAAGACCTTAGTAGTAAAGTAAGGAATGACTCTCGCATATATATTCACGGTTTTGTCGAGTTGAGTCATTTCTTTAAAAGGGGTTAAAATAAAGTTAGAAATGATTTAGGGGTTGAAGGAGGATTTTTTTTATGAAGAAGCTGGCGATTATTGGCATGCCTATGGATTTAGGGCAAATGAGACGTGGGGTAGATATGGGGCCAAGTGCCATTCGATATGCAGGTGTGACGGAGCGTTTAAAAGAGTTATTCGATGAGGTACATGATAAAGGGGATATTGCGGTTGGAAGACCTGAAGTAGAAGTGGACCCTGTTTCAAATCTCCGTAATTTAAATCTAATCGCTGAAAAGACTGAGTTATTAGCGAATGAAGTAGATAAAGCAATTGAAGATAAAGCGTTTCCACTTGTTCTTGGAGGAGACCATAGCATCGCCATTGGAACATTAGCTGGTGTAGCGAAGCATTATAAAAACCTAGGTGTGATTTGGTATGATGCCCATGGAGATTTAAATACAGCTGAGACCTCTCCAACAGGTAATATACATGGAATGCCGCTTGCTGTGAGTATTGGCTTAGGTCACCCATTATTAACAAATGTAGGCGGATATGGTCCAAAAGTGAAGGCCGAAAATATTGTCATAATTGGTGCACGTTCTTTAGATGATGGTGAGCGCGAGCTTATTAAGAAGCATGGAATTAAAGTATATACGATGCATGAAATTGATCGTCTAGGAATGACAAAAGTGATGGAAGAGGCGATTGAATATTTATCGGAAAAAACAGATGGTGTTCATCTATCTCTTGATTTAGACGGTTTAGATCCACATGATGCACCAGGAGTGGGAACGCCAGTCATTGGTGGAATTAGCTACAGAGAAAGCCATTTAGCAATGGAAATGCTGGCTGAATCAGGAATTATCACGTCTGCAGAATTTGTTGAAGTCAATCCTATATTGGATGATAAAAATAAAACCGCATCCGTCGCAGTAGCTTTAATGGGATCATTATTTGGCGAAAAGCTTTTATAAAATAAGTCTGTGTTAAAGCACAGTGTTGAAAATGCTATTTTGTTGTTGATTCTCGCTGCAGGCGCGAGATCCTCGAAAATGCTAACGCATGATCATTCTAGGAAGCTTATTCAATGTCCTGCGGGAGAAGCAAGTCAAAGGGAGACCCCGCAGGAGCGATAGCGACGAGGAGGCTTCCGGACTGCCCGCGATCTGCCTGCAGCGGAAATCAACAGGGAAGTTTAACATGGCCTAAAATAAAAAAACTAAGCAGACACTTTTAATAAGGACATTGCTTAGTTTTTTTTCATATGATTTTCATATAAATTTAGCAATTGATCTAATTTTTTACTCATGTCTAATACTTGCTTATCAGATAATGAAGAATGAGAGGCTAACTTGATCATTTCCTTTCTGCAATCTTCAATGTCTTTTAATAATACATTTTTACACATGAAAATCGTCCTTTTCTATGTTTTACGTACTATCATTCCCGATATGGGAAAATATTAAACCAAGTAAGTAAAAATTTGTTAAAATAGATATATTAAGTATTTTTATTACTAGTGAAACCTTTTTCACTATAGATCGTAATATCAATTAGCCGCATAGAGCGGAGGTAAAATAAAAATGGAAGCAATCGTAAAGAAAAGGATAAAGCAAGTACTTGTAGGGGATCAGGATGCGTATGCAGAAATAGTTGAAATATATAAAGATAAAGTATTTCTCATTTGCTACAGAATGCTAGGGAATAGACATGAAGCAGAGGATATTGCACAGGAAGCTTTTTTAAGAGCTTATGTTAACATTCACAGCTTTAATATAAATTTGAAATTCTCTTCATGGCTTTATCGAATTGCCACGAATCTTTGCATCGATCGTATTAGAAAGAAAAAGCCAGATTTTTATTTAGATGCTGAGGTTGCAGGTACAGATGGGTTAACGATGTACTCACAAATTGCCGCCGATACGAGCCTCCCAGAGGAGGATGTCGAAAGTCTGGAGCTACAGGAAACGATTCAAAGAGAAATATCCAAGCTCCCAGAAAAATACCGTACCGTTATTGTTTTGAAATATATTGAAGAGCTCTCATTGAATGAAATAAGTCAAATATTAGATCTTCCATTAGGTACGGTTAAAACAAGAATTCATCGGGGAAGGGAAGCATTAAGAACCCAATTACGATATGTATAATTTGAAGAGGGTGAGAACTTTGAAGTGTCCAGCAGAAGTGGTTCTTTATATGCACGAATATTTAGATGAAGAGATCTCAGCCGATCATGAACAGGAATTAAGAGCACATCTGCAAAGCTGTAAAGATTGTCAGGCGCATTTTCATGAATTGAGAAAGACAATTGCTCTTGTTCAAAGCATTTCACATATACAGGCGCCATCTAATTTCACTGCAAATGTGATGGCTAAGTTGCCTAAGGAGAAGCGTAAGGTTGGATTTCAGCGCTGGATCAGGCAGCATCCGATGTTTACGGCAGCTTCTCTGTTCCTTGTATTAATGATAGGGAGTTTTTTCTCCTCTTGGGAACAGGATCGTCAATTATCCGTTTCAAAGCAGCCAAACCTTGTCGTTCAAAATGATACAGTGATTGTCCCTGAGGGTGAAGTCGTGAAGGGAGACGTCGTTGTAAAAAATGGAAAACTGCAAATAGAAGGCCAAGTAGAAGGAAATGTGACCGTTATTAACGGTGAAATTAACGGTGAAAAATATTTGGCTTCGGCTGGTCATGTGACTGGAGAAATTAATGAGGTGAATGCTGTTTTTGATTGGATGTGGTATCATATCAAAAATACTGCGAAAGAAATAATAAGTGTATTCGAAGGCAGCGAGCCTGAAACAGTTAAATAATACGAATAACGGAATCTTGCTTAAAAGGCAGGGTTCCGTTTTTTTATTAAAAGGCACTTAGTCAATTCGAGCGGTATCTAATTCATTTATGTTATAATATTGACGTTACTTAGAAACAATGAATTTTTTTTTCTAAATGTCTAGCGATAGCGTCTACCCCTCGAGGGAAATACTTTTAATAATCATCACAGGATCAATCTAAATGTTGATCGTTCAGAAGGCGCCTGTGCTTTTCTTAGCTAAAAGGAAAGTTTAAGTTTATTAACGTACTAAAGCAAAAAGTGATTTCAATTAAATACTGCTAATAAGATCGCATAAGTAAAACTAAGGCCTTCGCCGATAGGACTTGGCGAACGCCAAGTTTTTCTAAGCTAATAAGAAATTTTAAGTTTATTAACGTACTAAAGTAAAAATGTGTTTTCATTTTAATATCTGCTAACAAGATCGCATAAGTAAAACTAAGGCATTCGCCGATAGGACTTGGCGAACGCCAAGTTTTTCTAAGCTAATAAGAAGTTTTAACTTTATTAACGTACTAAAGTAAAAATGTGTTTTCAATTAAATATCTGCTAATAAGATCGCATAAGTAAAACTAAGGCATTCGCCGATAGGACTTGGCGAACGCCAAGTTTTTCTAAGCTAATAAGAAATTTTAAGTTTATTAAAGTACTAAAGCAAAATGTGTTTTCAATTAAATACTGCTAATAAGATCGCATAAGTAAAACTAAGGCCTTCGCCGATAGGACTTGGCGAACGCCAAGTTTTTCTAATAAAAATTATATGGAGGAAAGGATAATGTCGTTTTCAGATTTCTCTATAATGAAATTTTTAGCTAATACTGTTGACATTCTCCTTGTATGGTACGTCATCTATAAACTCATTATGATTGTGAGAGGAACGAAAGCTGTTCAATTATTAAAAGGAATCTTTGTCATACTCCTTGTTAAAGTGATCAGTGATAAATTCCACCTCCAAACATTAGGGTGGATGATGCAACAAGTACTTATTTGGGGATTTTTAGCAATTGCCATAATTTTTCAGCCTGAGTTAAGAAGAGCCCTTGAACAACTGGGAAGAGGAAGATTCTTTTCAAGAACTAGTAATCAAGAAACAGATGAACAGGAAAAATTAATAGAATCGGTTGTAAAGGCCGTCGATTATATGGC from Cytobacillus dafuensis encodes:
- the rocF gene encoding arginase, yielding MKKLAIIGMPMDLGQMRRGVDMGPSAIRYAGVTERLKELFDEVHDKGDIAVGRPEVEVDPVSNLRNLNLIAEKTELLANEVDKAIEDKAFPLVLGGDHSIAIGTLAGVAKHYKNLGVIWYDAHGDLNTAETSPTGNIHGMPLAVSIGLGHPLLTNVGGYGPKVKAENIVIIGARSLDDGERELIKKHGIKVYTMHEIDRLGMTKVMEEAIEYLSEKTDGVHLSLDLDGLDPHDAPGVGTPVIGGISYRESHLAMEMLAESGIITSAEFVEVNPILDDKNKTASVAVALMGSLFGEKLL
- a CDS encoding aspartyl-phosphate phosphatase Spo0E family protein, whose amino-acid sequence is MCKNVLLKDIEDCRKEMIKLASHSSLSDKQVLDMSKKLDQLLNLYENHMKKN
- the sigW gene encoding RNA polymerase sigma factor SigW; amino-acid sequence: MEAIVKKRIKQVLVGDQDAYAEIVEIYKDKVFLICYRMLGNRHEAEDIAQEAFLRAYVNIHSFNINLKFSSWLYRIATNLCIDRIRKKKPDFYLDAEVAGTDGLTMYSQIAADTSLPEEDVESLELQETIQREISKLPEKYRTVIVLKYIEELSLNEISQILDLPLGTVKTRIHRGREALRTQLRYV
- a CDS encoding anti-sigma factor family protein, with translation MKCPAEVVLYMHEYLDEEISADHEQELRAHLQSCKDCQAHFHELRKTIALVQSISHIQAPSNFTANVMAKLPKEKRKVGFQRWIRQHPMFTAASLFLVLMIGSFFSSWEQDRQLSVSKQPNLVVQNDTVIVPEGEVVKGDVVVKNGKLQIEGQVEGNVTVINGEINGEKYLASAGHVTGEINEVNAVFDWMWYHIKNTAKEIISVFEGSEPETVK